The stretch of DNA GGGGTGTGTAGATCTCTTCGTTCTCAAAAAGCCCATAAAATGTGAGAGTGACAGGATCTTTTCTTACCGCATCCTGCTGACCTTTTTGCCTAAAACAAGAAGTGAGAAGGAGCGAGGCAAGCAGCAAAACGGTGATGGAGATTCTTATGGTTTTTTTCATGGCGGCGAGAAGTGGTCCTTGGCATTATATACTGCGAATCCCCTGAAGGAAATAGTGCTTGTTGATTAAAAACCAGTGCATTTTTTTGAGGGGAGGAAAAATGGTTTTGAGCAGAAAAGAAAGCGCCAAAATCGGCTTGGAGCTCAAGACCGTGAGGACACTTTTCTTGAGCCCACTTGGCAGGACGGGAACAGCGGGCTGCTTTTTTTGGAAGAGGACTGCCGATTTCCCTATCTTAAAGGCGCGATCTTTGAGAGAATCTTCCGACATAAAATGATCGTGATGTGCTAAGGCTTCGGGCTTATACATAAGCTTCATCCCTCTTTGGCTCAAGCGATATCCGAGCTCGATGTCTTCCCATCCGTAAACCTTAAAATCAGGATCGAAAGACTCCTTTTCCAAAAGATCTTTTTTGATGGAAATGTTGGAGGTGTAAAAATACCAAAAACTCACCTCCTCCATGGGCTTCAAGTGATGATACGCAAATTGAGGGCCTCCGTGCGTGAGCCATTCCATGAAGGGTGTGATTTCTTGGCTTGGATCCCACTCGGTGAGCCCCAGGCAGGCGAATTCTTTTTCCGGGTGCTCTCGATGAAACTCCGTATGTTTCAAAAGAAAATCCGGAGAGCCATAAATGTCATCTCCTATAAATAAGATCACCTGCCCCTGAGCTTGCCGAAGTGCTTTATTACGAGCATTGCCCTGCCCCGCATTTTCCTGATGAAGGTGTTTTATATTGTTCCAGTCCTTTGCCCATCGCTCCAAAACTTTTGGAGTGGAGTCCGTGCTCCCGTCGTCCACCACCAAGACTTCAAAACTTTCACTCGCCAAACTTTGTTCCCGCAAAGCGTGAAGACATTTCTCAAGCTTCTCAGCTCGATTGTAAGTGGGGATGATGACGGAAAGAAAGGGTGCCATTATCCTTACTTTAATACTTAATTTGGAAAATTCCTATGGAGAGAGGTGGGCTCATGAATCCCACGCCTCCCCAATAAGCGCTCGAATCCTCTACGCCGCCACAAGTTCCTTGGCTTCTTCCGCCAGTTCTTGGCTTTGGATGCTTTGATGGTCTCTTTCGTATTTAAAGAGATGCACATCATTCAAGACCACTTCCGTGACATAGTGCATGACTTTGTCGTTGCCTTCGTAGGCACGGTTGGTTAAGCGGCCTTCCACCATGACGGGGGTGCCTTTGCGCAAATGCTTGGCGCAGATTTCCGCCAGCTTTTCCCAGGCCACGATGCGGTGGAAGTCGGCACTCTTCTTGAGTGTCCCCTCTTGGTCCAGCCATTCGTTGTTGGTGGCGATGGCAAAACTGAGTACGGATTTTCCACTTTTGGTGGATTTTATTTGGGGGTCTGCCACGACATGACCCAAAATACTCACACGATTGATGCTTTTCATAGAAAGGGGGTTAATGATAAGCTCTTCTTTTATAACAAGCTGACCTTTATAAAATCCTGAATTTATTCTTAAATAGTTCTGAATCTTTCCTGACAAAAATCATTATGTTTACCGGAATTGTTGAAAACTTAGGGACCGTTCAAAAGATTTCGCCCGATGCGGGTGGGGTTGAGCTCCTGATTCATAGCGATTTTCCGCAAAAATACCTGAAAAAAGGCACCAGTGTTTTGGTGAATGGAGTGTGTTTGACGGTGGAAAAGAGTGATTCCAAAAAAAAGGAATTCACCCTCCATCTGGTTGAAGAGTCCCTGGCACGAACGGCGTTCAAAAGTGTAAAACTTGGGGATAAAGTGAACCTTGAGTCCTCCCTTACCCTCAATAAAGCTTTGGCGGGGCATTTGGTTTTGGGCCACATTGACTTCACGGCACGGGTTTTACGGGAAGCCCCTCTCCTGGAGCTGGAAATCCCAAAGCCGTACTGCAAGTATTTCCCTGAAAAGGGTTCTATTACCGTGCATGGCGTGAGTCTCACCATTGCAAAACGCAGTACAAATCATATTCAAGTCGCCTTGATCCCTGAAACGCTTAGGTCCACCAATTTGGCTTCTTTCAAAAAAGGGGATTCCCTTAATATTGAAATTGATGTCTTGGCGCGCTATCTTGAAAGCCTTCTTGCCCCTTCTCTATGAAAATTGCCATCGTGGCCTCTGAATTCAACCCGGAAGTGACTGAGCCTTTGCTCGCCGAATGCTTGCGAGGGCTTAAGGAACAGGGTATCGAGCCCCTGGTGACCCGCGTGCCGGGTGCTGTTGAAATTCCATTGACCGCCCAAAAAATCATTCGAAATGAGCGGCCTGATGCCGTGATTGCACTGGGGTGTGTCATTAAAGGAGAAACCGAGCATTACGACCTGGTTTGCACAATGTGTGGAGATGGAATCATGGCCACGATGCTCGAAACCGGAGTTCCTATTATTTTTGAAGTTTTGATGGTGGATGATGAGAAAAAGGCCTTGGCACGGATTCCAAAAGGCTATGAAGCAGCTTTTACCGCGGTGAAGATGGCGAAACTCATTCGAAACGCTTCTTAATAAAGCCCAGCCAGCGTTTTACGGCAGAGCGACAAAGAAACCAGTTCAAACTGAGAAGCGCCCAGGGTGCGGCTCCGCTTGCGCTTGCAAGAGAGTCGGAAAAAAGAACGGAAGTGGTGTAATTATTGGTGAAGATCTGCTCCTCTACATTTTGATGGTACAGAAAATAAGTTACGCCCAAAGCAAGGCCAAGGATGAAAATCACCCCCAGGGCCTTAAGAAGTAGCATGGTCTTTTTCTTTGTATTTTTCATAGATCCTCTTATTTTAACATAAAAAAGACTACCTGTCACTACACCTTTGCGATGTTTTTAGTTAAGCTGGGCTCATGTCATCCCTTCGTACACTTCATTCCACTGATTTTTCCGGCAAACGGGTCCTGCTTCGAACCGATTACAATGTCCCTGTAAAAGATGGTGAGGTGCAGGATAGGACTCGAATTGAAGAGAGCCTCCCCACCCTTCGTTTTTTGGAGAGTCAGGGGGCTAAAATCATTATTGCGAGTCATTTGGGACGACCCAAGGGAAAGCCTGCAGATGAATTCCGTTTGGATCCTGTGGCTCGCGAGCTCTCTGCTCTGCTTGGCAAGCCGGTAAAAAAACTCGACGACTGCGTTGGCCCAGCGGTTGAAGCTGCCATTGCCACGATGCAAGCGGGAGACATTATTCTTTTGGAAAATCTGCGCTTTCATCCTGAGGAAGAGGCGAATGATCCTCACTTTGCTCAAGCCTTGGCGGCACTTGCCGATGTTTTTGTGAGTGATGCTTTTGGTACCGTACACCGTGCTCACGCCAGTACAGAGGGAATTGGCCATCAACTCCCCGCCATTGCCGGACTCCTGATTGAAAAGGAGGTGAAGGCTTTGGGTACTTTGTTGGAAAGCCCTGCTCACCCCGTCTGCCTTATTGTGGGAGGAGCCAAGGTGGACACAAAAATTGGAATCTTGGAAAAATTTCTCACCATTGCCGACTCTTTTCTTATTGGAGGAGCCTTGGCCAATACTTTTTTAAAAGCTCAGGGTGTTGATATTGGGGCTTCGCTCCATGAAGAAGAGAAGCTTTCGGTCGCCCGTAAGTTCCTGGCGGAGGCTGCCGGTAAAGAGGTTCTGCTGCCCACGGATTTTGCACAAGAAGAAGTGGAGGGTTCTTTTAAAATCTTGGATTTGGGTGAAAAAACGGTGGAAGCCTATTTGGCTGTGATCGAAAAAGCAAAAACCATTATTTGGAACGGGCCCTTGGGGCTCTATGAGATGGAGGCCTTTGCAAAAGGAACAAAAGCAATTGCGAAAGGAGTTGCGGAGTCCGGTGCCTCTACAGTGCTTGGTGGCGGAGACACCGTGGATGCCATCCACCATTTTGGCTACACAGGAAAAGAGTTCGGCCACATTTCCACCGGTGGTGGGGCTATGTTGGAGTTTCTGGAGGGAAAAGAGCTGCCAGGACTTAAAATCCTGATGGATTAGATAAAGATGCGATGTAATTCTCCAAAAGGATTTGGGCGCTGCGACTGTCTACGCGCTTCATCCTTGGCACAAAGGCTTCTTGGCTTGAGAACCGTTCGTCGATGGTGCAAATGGGGAGACCACAAGCGTCCCGAATGAGTTCGATCTGTCGAATGGCTTTCTTGGTTTGTGGGCTGTGTTTCCCGTCCAAACGAAGAGGAAGCCCCAAAAGCACTCCGATACAGTTCTCTTCCTCCAGTATTTTTTTGAGTTTTATCAAAAGATCCATATTGGATTTGTGTTTGATCTCCTCTCTTAAAAACGCGACTTTTTGATCTTTATCTGAAATGGAAACTCCCGTGTAGGCGGTCCCCAAATCCAGCGCGCAAATTTTCCCTTCACTCGGCAATAACATGGATGAGAAAGTTAGTGGAAATGTCTTTAAAAAGTTGAGCCGAAACGGGAACGACCCCCAAGCTCTTGATGGGCTCGGCCAGATTGATCTGCTTCTCCGGAATATCCACGAGCAATTGAGCTTGCACGGCTTTGGCAATGTCTTTTTCGTGCAAGGAGGCGTAGAGCTTCCCTGTTTCACTGGCTTTTCCTTGAATAGTGACGGTTTTCCCCTCCAATTTGGCCTTCACGGATAGTGCGCTTTCTTTGATGGTTTCGAGCTTCTCTACCGCCTTGGCTTGCTGAGCCCGCACATGTCCAACCTGTGAACTGGTGGCTGGAACGGCCAGCTTCCTTGGAGCGAGAAAATTCTGGAAATAGCCGTCGGAGACTTCTTTGATTTCTCCTTTTTGGCCTAAATTTTTGACGAGGGTGCAAAGTACAACTTTCATAGCTTGGGGATTATTAATTCAGTGTCCATAAATGGATGGTGGAGAACCGGTCTTTAGGAAGCAGGAGTTTATCGAATTCCACTCCGGTGACTTTGGTGTCCACCAAATAGTAATAACTGGGAGTGTAAAGGAAAACGGCAGGGACATCGGCGGCGATGGTTTCTGCCAAATCCTGCAAAAGCTCCTGTTTCTTTTCCTCATCAAAGGATCCGCGAATGCTTTCGATTAAGAAATCTGCTTCCGGATTGATGTAGTTGGATAAATTGAGTCCCGTTTCACTCACTTGGCTGGAATGCCAATATGCAAAAGTATCCTGGTTGTATCCCAGGCTTTGCCCATAAAGCAAAATATCATAATCCCGTGTTTTTATTTTTTCTTCCAAGACTTCCAATGGGTAGGACTCTACCGTCACCTCCACGCCAATGGCGCCCAACTGTTCTACGATCAGGTCCGCAGTGAGCTGCCCCACTTCTTCTTGCAGGGCGTTTTCCACCCCAAAGTCCCTTCTTAAAAGTCTCAGTGAGAAGCTTTCGCCCTCTTCGTTGCTACGAACGGTTGCCCCTTCTTCCAGCTTCCATCCCGCATCAAAAAGTGCACCTTGCGCCTCATTGGTATCTGCCGCAAAGAGCCATTCTTCCTGATTCAATTCCAAAAGAGGGGTGTCGATTCGAACGCGATAATTGATGGCTTCCAAAATCTCCTCTTTATCGATTGCCTTTGAAATGCCAAGTCGTTCTTTGTTTTTTGATAGAAAGGGTGCATCGGTGTTGAAGAATAGCGCGGTATACTGAGGGAGTTCATACTGATAAGTCACCAGGTTGTTGAGATTCATTTCATCCAAAAGACTCTGACGGATTCGAGCGGCTCCATTCCACACTGATCGATTGTTTACCAGCTCTTGTGCGCTTGGGTAAGCCACAAAACGGAGTTTTTCGATTTGTGGGAGGTTTCCATAGTATTGGGGAAATATTTCTAAAGAAACGGAAGTGGAGCCATCCCCATTGATTTCGTAAGGAGAAAGCACTTGATAGGGGCCGGTTCCTACGGGAAGTTGATTGAAATCGTGAGTATCGAGTTCGGCGACGGGAACTTCGCCCAAAAGGTGTTCCGGCAAGAGTCCAACGGCCAAACTGGTGAAGAAGAAGGAATTGGGAGAGCTGAGGGTGAAGCTGACCGTACGGGTGTTGACCTGCTCGATTTTAACGCCCTCAAAGTTTGATTTTAAGATAGGGTTGTCGAATTCCGGACTTTGAATCACTGTGGCATAGGTGAAGAAGATATCATCCGCCGTCACTTCTTCGCCATCGTGCCAAAATACATTGTTTCTTAAGGTGAAGGTGTATGTCAGTTGATCTTCACTCAAGGTGTGAGTGGCAATGTCTTCATCAAATGTCCCCGTGAGGGCATTGTATCGCACCAAACCTGAAAAGATCAGGCTGGAGATGTCGGTGTCCGCCTCGCTGAATTCCGTGAACACAGGGTTGAGATGGGTGATTTCGCCCACTAGACCCTCACTATAGCTTTTTTGAGTGCTTCCAAATTGGGCATCGGTCCAGAACAGGATGGAAAGCGTGCTCAGGACAAAAACGGTGAGCATGAAAAGACTGAGCACCTTTTCCTTACGCGTGAAGGAACGAAGTGTTCTAAAAAATAGATTCATTGAACGAAGTTAAGAGAGAGTGAAAGAACTAAAAATAGAACAATCATTCCAACGGTAGCTTGGGCAAGTACTCGTTCCGCTCCCCTTTTCTTGGTTTGAATTGCTCCACCTCCAACCCCTGCAATTCCTTCCCCAAGACCGCTTCCGCGTTCCTGAATAAGAATTAAGATGGCCAGGAGAATGGATACGATGATCTGTGCGATGAGAAGTGCGGTTTGCATAATTATATTGGATATGGCTTACGCCGTGTTATTCGTCTTTCAAGAACCAGTGAATCAGCCAATTGGCTAAGCCAAAGATAACGGCTGCGAGCAGATAGGTCAAGACCCCATCCACTTCCAAATTTACCCCTTCAAAATCTAAAACTTCCAAAATCGCTTCCGACAGGTAGAGCATCAGGGCGTTCAGTACGATGAGGAAGAGCCCACCTGTTATGAAAACCAGAGGAAAGGCCAGGAGCTTTAAAATGGGCTTGAGGATAAAGTTGAGGACGGTAAGGATTATGGCCACAATCAGTGGAGCCACCCACCCCCCTTCAAAAACGAATCCGTCCAGAAGCTTGCTCACCAGGAATAGGGCGAGAGCGTTGGCCAAAATGGTGATGAGCATTCTCATAAATTTATGGGTTGATTCTTTTGATACCTACTTTAGCAGAAATTCCGTCGATTTCGATCTTTTTTTCGAGGTCCCCATCCAAATTTCCCTTTTGTGAAAGCTCTTCGGCAAGCGTTTCTTCTTTAATGCTATCTGCAAAACGGGTCACCGCTTCCTCCAATTGTCCACTGGTCTCGATTAAAAGCTGAATGTGATCGCTCACTTCAAAGTTGGCTTCTTTCCGCATGTCTTGTACGACGCGGATGAGTTCACGCATCAAGCCTTCCAGATACAAGTCATCGCTTATTTCCGTATCCAGACTCACCACGATGCCATCTTCAGACTCAATATCCACTCCTTCCTTGCCTTTGTAGGCCAGCTCAAGCTCTTCCGGCTCCAAAGAGTAACCCGCCACTTCCACTTTTCCGTCTTTTGAGACCGTGAAGTGACCGGCCTTGGCCTCTTGAATGATTTTTTGCACCTCCTTCCCATATTTTGGGCCCAGGAGTTTTGCGTTGGGTATGGCCACAAAATCCGCGACTTCGCCCGGATCTTTGAGCAATTCGAGCTCTTTTACATTCAATTCTTCCAGAATCACCTCTTTTTGCAGAAGAACCACTTTTGGATCAATGGAATGTGGCAAACCCACCACCACTTTGGAGAGCGGCTGGCGAACACGAATTTTCTTTTTTCCACGAATGGCGTGCCCCAAATTCACGATTTGTCTTGCCAGAGCCACTTCCTGATTGAGTGCGGTATTGATGAGTTTTTTATCGGCCTTTGGCCAATCCGTAAGGTGCACGGACTCTTGGTTGGTGAGATTGCGGTATATTTCATCCGAGATGAACGGCATGAACGGTGCAAGCAGTTGAGAAAATTGCACCAAGACCGTGTGCAGGGTTTGATAGGCCTCCCATTTATCGGCATCGTTTTCCGATTTCCAGAAACGGCGGCGGCTGCGACGAATGTACCAATTTGAAAGATGATCCACAAATTCCACCATGGGTCGTGTGGCTTTGGTGAGATTATAGTCTTCCATATTTTGGGTCACTTCTTCGGTGAGCGTATTGAGGTAAGAGAGAATCCATTGATCGAGTTTGTGCTTGGGCTCAAATGGCGCGTCTTGCGCTTCGAACTGATCGATGTTGGCGTAGGTCACGAAGAAACTGTAGGTATTCCAGAGTGTGAGCGTGAATTTTTTAAGCAGGTCATCCACATGTTGTTCGGAAAATCGTACATCTTCAGCGAGCGGCGCGGTGGAGGTGTATAGAAACATGCGCACAGTATCGACGCCCTTTTCCTCAAAAAGAAGATTGGGATCCGGATAATTTTTTTTGCGTTTGGAAAGTTTTTCTCCGTCGGCTGCGAGTAAAATTCCATTCACAATCACATTCTTAAAGGCAGGCTCATCAAAGAGAATGGTGGCAAGTACATGCAGGGTGTAGAACCAGCCGCGGGTTTGGTCGAGCCCTTCGGCGATGAAATTGGCCGGGAAGTTTTTTTCAAATTCCTCCTTGTTTTCAAAGGGGTAATGCAGCTGCGCGTAGGGCATGGCACCGGATTCAAACCAGCAGTCCAGGACCTCTGAAATACGAGTCATGGGGCTGGAACAATCCGGACAAGTAAGTTTGATTTCATCGATATAAGGTTTGTGCAAGTCCAGTTCTCCATCACGAGTGGGCAGCTTGCCACCGCTCATTTTTTTGAGCTCTTCCACGGAACCGATGCAGACTTGTTTCTCACAAGAATCACAGGTCCAAATGGGCAATGGAGTTCCCCAAAAACGATTTCTGGAAATGTTCCAGTCTCGCACGGTTTCCAGCCATTTTCCAAAGCGCCCGTCTTTAATGTGGTCGGGCTGCCAGTGAATTTTTTGATTGTTTTTCTGAAGCCGCTCTTTGATTTCCGTCACGCGAATGAACCAAGCCTTGGTGGCGTAGTTTAAAAGTGGCGTGTCGCAGCGCCAACAGTGCGGATAACTGTGACGGAAGTTTTCTTTTTTAAAGAGCAGGCCATTTTCCTCGAGCCAGTCGGCGATGGCGTTTTCTTGGCCTTTTACAAATTTCCCGGCCCAAGGTAAGACCTCTTTTTCAAAATGGCCGTTCATCCCCACATGTTGAATCACCGGCAGCCCCTCAGCCTTCCCCGCAAGATAATCGTCTTCTCCATAACCCGGGGCGATGTGAACGATTCCCGTTCCATCTTCAGTCGTTACAAAATCGGTTGCAATGACGCGCCAGGCGGTTTCGATCCCCGGAAGATCGGCATTTTCATAATAGGAGAAAAGCGGTTCGTATTTTTGTCCGACCAAATCGGCTCCTTTCATTTCTTTTTCGATGGTGAGCCCGTCCATGTCAAAATGTTTTTCAAGCAAGGCTTTGGCCAGAATAAACGATTTCCCCTCTTTGGAGATCTGTACATAGTCGATCTCCTTGCCCACCGCGAGCGCGACATTGCCGGGGAGTGTCCAGGGTGTTGTGGTCCAGGCCAAAAAGTAAAGGTTGCTGTTTTCTTTGCTTCGAAACTGCGCGGTCACCGTGAGGTCCGTGACATCTTTGTAGCCCTGGGATACTTCAAAGTTTGAAAGCGGCGTGCTGCAACGAGGGCAAACATGCATGGACTTAAATCCCTGGTACATCATTCCCTTTTCCCAAATCTGCTTAAAGACCCACCAGATGGATTCCATGTAATTGGCGTCCAGCGTGGCGTAGCCGTTTTCGGTGTCCACCCAGCGAGCGATTCGTTCGAAAAGGCCGCCCCACTGCTCCGTATAACGGAAGACACTTTCACGACACTTGGTGTTGAATTTTTCCACACCGAGTTTTTCAATATCTTTTCTTCCGCTCAGTTCGAGTTCTTTTTCAATCTCATATTCTACCGGTAGACCGTGACAATCCCAACCGTTCACGCGCGGTACGAAAAAGCCCTGCATGGTCTGGTAGCGCGTCACGGCATCTTTGAGCGAAAGGGCCATGATGTGGCCGTAATGCGGAAGTCCGTTGGCAAAAGGCGGCCCATCAAAGAACACGAATTTTGGCTTCCCTTTGCGCTGTTCCACACTTCGTTCAAAAATATTTTTCCGTTTCCAAAACTCCATGTGCTTATGCTCAATTTCAGGAAGGTGCGTTTTGGAATCGACGGGACGATACATATGTGTGGCTATTCTAGGAATAAAGGGTGTTCTGAGCAAGAGCTGTTTACTTATGGATATTGAATGGCTTTTAAAAAACCGCCTTGCGTTGTCACATTTGATACTTTTTCTCGCACTGAATCCCCTTTCATTTATACCAAGGCAAAGCAATCAATAGTGGCCTTAGTGGGGTATTTATAAGTTTGGTAGTGCCCACCCTTATCTTGATGCGACTGAAGATCCCTAGAACCTGGGGGCGTATGGCTTGCCATACTTATATCCTCCAGCGTTATTCCAAATCTACAATCCTCCATCCAATCATTATCCCTCGAAGCTGTCTTCCAGTGGCTTGGCGTAACAAAACATAGAAGTGGCACCTCTGGAGGTATACCGCTACCTATTCTCGTATTTGCCCTAATTCCTGCTTTTCCATCGAAACAGTATGTATGATGTGCGAGACTCAGATGAGGTCTCCCATTATGGTCGTAAATCAGTGGAATATTTTGTTTAGGGGCTATTTCCTCTGGACCCATTTGTCTGGGGAAAAGTGCTCTTGTGGGCAATGAGCCTGTATATTCTGGGAAGCCGGTGTCTCTCACAAACACCCCTCGTTTACCCAAGCTTTTGATGATCTCCTCAAGGGGGCTATCTCCTTGTTGGCCCATGAATAACCCCGACCTTGTAATAGCAAAGAGGTCACGAATAGCGTCAGCAACTTCTTGGTCTACTGGGGTTCTTTTTAAGCTTTGGGTTATTCTACTCCTACCTGAATCCCTCTGTGGAGACAAGTCCTGAAGACCCCTCACATTGCATATCCTTTGCCGAAATAGATGGCGCGCGCTAGTTGTGGTACCGTTATCAGCGGACCCCTCTTCCCAATGCTCTCCATCCATGAGAACTGCATCTAACTGCTTTTCGACTTCACAAGCTCTTTCCCCGAGCAGTCTAAGATTTTCTTTGATTTCAGCTTCAACTGGGGTCTGTGCATCCGTCATAAATTAGCTTGAAGGAATAGAAGACTGCATCTTCCCCCCAAGAATAAAATTCGTCAATGGAAGAAAGATTTATTTGTCAGTGGATTGACGCCATGTTAACTTTTGTAAAGTTACCTTACCTATGCGTCACAATCCCTCCAATCCTCAAGTCAGCCTGCTGCGATATGAAATTCGTGAAATTGTGGATTTTGTGCAGAAATTGCAGGAGCTGAATCCGGCGCTGGTCATTGAAAACGAAAATATTGGAGATCCGGTGGCCAAGGGTTGGCCCATTCCACCTTTTTTAAAAGATTTGATTCGCACGGAAATTGAGATTCCCGGGGATAAAGTTTTTGGCTACACCCATTCCCGCGGGCACATTGAAACGCGCAAATGGATCACACAATACTGCAAACGGTTCTCTCCAAGTGTGGATTTGGACTACGAAAATGTGCTGATCACCAGCGGGCTTGGAGCCGGAATTTCTGCGCTGTACCACATGCTCCCCAAAGGGCTTCGCATCCTACAGCCGAGCCCCTCTTACCCCACGCACGCGTCCATGGAATCTTTTGCGGCCGGTGCGGATCCCATTTTATACAAACTGGATCCCCTCAATAATTGGCAGCCCGATCTTGCGGATATGGAGGCTCAAATTGTGGCGCATCCGGAAGTGATTGGAATTTTGCTCATCAATCCCAACAACCCCACCGGAGCCATTTACAGCAAAGAGACCTTGGAAAAAGTGATTGCCTTAGCCAAAGCCCACGGACTGATGATTTTTTCGGATGAGATTTATTTCCGATTGGTTTACAACGATATGAACTTTGTTTCCATCACGGAATTGGCGCACGAGCAGGTGCCTTTGGTGGTGATGCGCGGCCTCTCCAAAGATGTGCCTTGGCCTGGCGGCCGCTGC from Candidatus Gracilibacteria bacterium encodes:
- a CDS encoding phosphoglycerate kinase, whose product is MSSLRTLHSTDFSGKRVLLRTDYNVPVKDGEVQDRTRIEESLPTLRFLESQGAKIIIASHLGRPKGKPADEFRLDPVARELSALLGKPVKKLDDCVGPAVEAAIATMQAGDIILLENLRFHPEEEANDPHFAQALAALADVFVSDAFGTVHRAHASTEGIGHQLPAIAGLLIEKEVKALGTLLESPAHPVCLIVGGAKVDTKIGILEKFLTIADSFLIGGALANTFLKAQGVDIGASLHEEEKLSVARKFLAEAAGKEVLLPTDFAQEEVEGSFKILDLGEKTVEAYLAVIEKAKTIIWNGPLGLYEMEAFAKGTKAIAKGVAESGASTVLGGGDTVDAIHHFGYTGKEFGHISTGGGAMLEFLEGKELPGLKILMD
- the rplI gene encoding 50S ribosomal protein L9, whose translation is MKVVLCTLVKNLGQKGEIKEVSDGYFQNFLAPRKLAVPATSSQVGHVRAQQAKAVEKLETIKESALSVKAKLEGKTVTIQGKASETGKLYASLHEKDIAKAVQAQLLVDIPEKQINLAEPIKSLGVVPVSAQLFKDISTNFLIHVIAEGRENLRAGFGDRLHGSFHFR
- the ileS gene encoding isoleucine--tRNA ligase yields the protein MYRPVDSKTHLPEIEHKHMEFWKRKNIFERSVEQRKGKPKFVFFDGPPFANGLPHYGHIMALSLKDAVTRYQTMQGFFVPRVNGWDCHGLPVEYEIEKELELSGRKDIEKLGVEKFNTKCRESVFRYTEQWGGLFERIARWVDTENGYATLDANYMESIWWVFKQIWEKGMMYQGFKSMHVCPRCSTPLSNFEVSQGYKDVTDLTVTAQFRSKENSNLYFLAWTTTPWTLPGNVALAVGKEIDYVQISKEGKSFILAKALLEKHFDMDGLTIEKEMKGADLVGQKYEPLFSYYENADLPGIETAWRVIATDFVTTEDGTGIVHIAPGYGEDDYLAGKAEGLPVIQHVGMNGHFEKEVLPWAGKFVKGQENAIADWLEENGLLFKKENFRHSYPHCWRCDTPLLNYATKAWFIRVTEIKERLQKNNQKIHWQPDHIKDGRFGKWLETVRDWNISRNRFWGTPLPIWTCDSCEKQVCIGSVEELKKMSGGKLPTRDGELDLHKPYIDEIKLTCPDCSSPMTRISEVLDCWFESGAMPYAQLHYPFENKEEFEKNFPANFIAEGLDQTRGWFYTLHVLATILFDEPAFKNVIVNGILLAADGEKLSKRKKNYPDPNLLFEEKGVDTVRMFLYTSTAPLAEDVRFSEQHVDDLLKKFTLTLWNTYSFFVTYANIDQFEAQDAPFEPKHKLDQWILSYLNTLTEEVTQNMEDYNLTKATRPMVEFVDHLSNWYIRRSRRRFWKSENDADKWEAYQTLHTVLVQFSQLLAPFMPFISDEIYRNLTNQESVHLTDWPKADKKLINTALNQEVALARQIVNLGHAIRGKKKIRVRQPLSKVVVGLPHSIDPKVVLLQKEVILEELNVKELELLKDPGEVADFVAIPNAKLLGPKYGKEVQKIIQEAKAGHFTVSKDGKVEVAGYSLEPEELELAYKGKEGVDIESEDGIVVSLDTEISDDLYLEGLMRELIRVVQDMRKEANFEVSDHIQLLIETSGQLEEAVTRFADSIKEETLAEELSQKGNLDGDLEKKIEIDGISAKVGIKRINP
- the ribH gene encoding 6,7-dimethyl-8-ribityllumazine synthase, with amino-acid sequence MKIAIVASEFNPEVTEPLLAECLRGLKEQGIEPLVTRVPGAVEIPLTAQKIIRNERPDAVIALGCVIKGETEHYDLVCTMCGDGIMATMLETGVPIIFEVLMVDDEKKALARIPKGYEAAFTAVKMAKLIRNAS
- a CDS encoding peptide ABC transporter substrate-binding protein; the protein is MNLFFRTLRSFTRKEKVLSLFMLTVFVLSTLSILFWTDAQFGSTQKSYSEGLVGEITHLNPVFTEFSEADTDISSLIFSGLVRYNALTGTFDEDIATHTLSEDQLTYTFTLRNNVFWHDGEEVTADDIFFTYATVIQSPEFDNPILKSNFEGVKIEQVNTRTVSFTLSSPNSFFFTSLAVGLLPEHLLGEVPVAELDTHDFNQLPVGTGPYQVLSPYEINGDGSTSVSLEIFPQYYGNLPQIEKLRFVAYPSAQELVNNRSVWNGAARIRQSLLDEMNLNNLVTYQYELPQYTALFFNTDAPFLSKNKERLGISKAIDKEEILEAINYRVRIDTPLLELNQEEWLFAADTNEAQGALFDAGWKLEEGATVRSNEEGESFSLRLLRRDFGVENALQEEVGQLTADLIVEQLGAIGVEVTVESYPLEVLEEKIKTRDYDILLYGQSLGYNQDTFAYWHSSQVSETGLNLSNYINPEADFLIESIRGSFDEEKKQELLQDLAETIAADVPAVFLYTPSYYYLVDTKVTGVEFDKLLLPKDRFSTIHLWTLN
- the ruvX gene encoding Holliday junction resolvase RuvX, producing the protein MLLPSEGKICALDLGTAYTGVSISDKDQKVAFLREEIKHKSNMDLLIKLKKILEEENCIGVLLGLPLRLDGKHSPQTKKAIRQIELIRDACGLPICTIDERFSSQEAFVPRMKRVDSRSAQILLENYIASLSNPSGF
- a CDS encoding glycosyltransferase family 2 protein; amino-acid sequence: MAPFLSVIIPTYNRAEKLEKCLHALREQSLASESFEVLVVDDGSTDSTPKVLERWAKDWNNIKHLHQENAGQGNARNKALRQAQGQVILFIGDDIYGSPDFLLKHTEFHREHPEKEFACLGLTEWDPSQEITPFMEWLTHGGPQFAYHHLKPMEEVSFWYFYTSNISIKKDLLEKESFDPDFKVYGWEDIELGYRLSQRGMKLMYKPEALAHHDHFMSEDSLKDRAFKIGKSAVLFQKKQPAVPVLPSGLKKSVLTVLSSKPILALSFLLKTIFPPLKKMHWFLINKHYFLQGIRSI
- a CDS encoding phage holin family protein, whose amino-acid sequence is MRMLITILANALALFLVSKLLDGFVFEGGWVAPLIVAIILTVLNFILKPILKLLAFPLVFITGGLFLIVLNALMLYLSEAILEVLDFEGVNLEVDGVLTYLLAAVIFGLANWLIHWFLKDE
- a CDS encoding single-stranded DNA-binding protein: MKSINRVSILGHVVADPQIKSTKSGKSVLSFAIATNNEWLDQEGTLKKSADFHRIVAWEKLAEICAKHLRKGTPVMVEGRLTNRAYEGNDKVMHYVTEVVLNDVHLFKYERDHQSIQSQELAEEAKELVAA